In Procambarus clarkii isolate CNS0578487 chromosome 30, FALCON_Pclarkii_2.0, whole genome shotgun sequence, the DNA window AATAAGTGGGAGAttatttttggagtgaatgtgatctttggtcgtgaaaggatatactAAACGCGCATTTAAACTGTAagtccttactatgtggctgctatcgcgagggaggatactgcttgacaataTTTTTGAGTGTGTATTTACCTTTCAATTTATTAAAATTAATGTTAAATGcgcaggggaggagggggggggggtatggtcgTTTCGGACACGAGACGATTCGACGGAGTTCGTTTTCTGTTTGTTAAAACCTTGTATATTATTATGCTAGGCTGTATTAGCTTAGATTAGGCTGTAATGGGCTCAATtgagttgagttaggttaggttgagctaGGTTAGATTAAGTAGGTTTCAAAAGTCCGCAAGAGAATCGTCTTGTATACGCTATGACTTGCATCCCCCCAAAAGGGGCAGGTATATTCCACTATTATATAAAACTTGACTATGCAAGGTCACAAAATATTTTCCATAatgcatatttttttatttgggagagggggggggaataaaCATTTAGTCCCTGTttatcaccaataaatatattagTCTAATAAAACCAAAGCGTGTTGCAGACCCGTGATGGGACTGTAACTAGGAGAGGCGCAGGTGGGGACCCCACACCTCTCCCAAGACAAGCATTATGTCTTAATACTTACAGTTTGTGGAAGTTGACTCCTCGGGGCTGACTTCTCGCTGGACGGGCAGTTTGGTAAGGCTTTAGTGAGGGGGATCTTTTGGCGTCAGACTTGTCAAAATTGAGATAGAAGGCAGCTGGAGAGACTAACAGAAGGGGCTTCTACCAGGATGATTGAGGGACTGGAGGCTGGGGCGACCTTGGATGGCATATACTGGCTACACCAGGTacctcacttccccccccccttgccttccCCACTCTtaaccctctcccccactctccccctctccactcTTAACCCTCTCTCCACTCTTAATTAAGCCCACTCTCTACTCTTAAGCCCACTCTACTCTTAAGCCTCTCTCCACTCTTAAGCCCACTTAAGTTAGTGTGGAGTCCCCACTCTCATACTGTTACTATCATTATAACTAAATATATGGTGTACAGATAACAAAAGAAAAATGTGGAAACGGAaggcttatttatttatatatttattcacaagaaggtacaatgggtttgtgagattacataatacTGGTATGTTTACATTCTTGCTAAGCCACTAAAATGCAtatatatagcgtttcgggcaggtccttaatctagcatatcaggtaagatgaataGGTACATTGTGTAGCAAGATTTGGTAtcaacatacatatataaatacaatataaattgacataGGTGAtacccccattcccatcctgtgggcagtagtggactcaatacccatcctgtgggtggtactggaacccatatccatcctgtgggcggtactggaacccatatccatcctgtggacggtagtggactccatacccatcctgtgggcggtactggaacccatacccatcctgtggacggtagtggatcccatgcccatcctgtgggtggtactggaacccatacccatcctgtgggtggtactggaacccatacccatcctgtgggtggtactggaccccatacccatcctgtggacggtactggaacccatacccatgctACAGGTGGTATTTTTTTGGATAAACACATACACAGTCATAACAAGAAAATATCAACATCAGCATTAACATTAACAAGGCAAGAAACACATGAGCAGAACTCAAGAACAGTATAACTAACACAAATAAACAAAAGTCGTATAATACACAAAATAGAAACATAAACATAGGTAAACACCTAAACTCAGTCTTAACAGAAAGAGCAAGATAACACCATAAACCAACAATAACAAGGCAGGAGGAAACCCACACTGCATatatgtgcagtgagccagaattcggctcgaaaaaaaACCCGCTCATGAGTCAGGCTTCCCatatttgcaatattttgaaaattgcagggtgaggtttggggcaaaatgtaacccatcgccgtttttcgtaattggcctattttcggtataaaaaatcgtaatttcaaactgcaaatatgtgcagtgagccagaatttggctcgaaaaaacACTCATGAGACAGATTagcgatattttggaaactgcagagggggtttgggcaaaatgtgacccatcgatgttttcagtaattggcatattttcggtataaaaaaatcgtaatttcaaactgcaatcatgtgcagtgagccagaatttgggtcgaaaatatcgtTTATGAGTTAATTTTGCGATATTTACTATATttggaaaactgtaggggggtttgggcaaaatgtgacccatcgccgtttttcgtaataggcctattttcggtataaaaaatcgtaatttcaaactgcaaatatgtgcagtgagccagaattcggctcgataATAACACTCATAAGTCagatttgcaatattttgagagctgcaggggggggggggggcaaaatgtgacccatcgccgttttcaataattggcatattttcggtataaaaagtcgtaatttcaatctacaaatatgtgcattgagccagaatttggctcgaaagggAAAAGTTGGGGGAAAGTGGGGGAGTATATGgaaagtgggggagtatggggaaaGTGGGGGAGTAAGGGGGAAAGTAGGGGAGTAAGGGGGAAAGTAGGGGAAAGTGGGGGAGTATTGGGGAAAGTGGGGCTCGGTTGGAGCCCCCTGGGAGGTGTGGGGGTTCTGTTGGGGCCCCCTGGGAGGTGTGGGGCTCTGTTGGGGCCCCCTGGGAGGTGTGGGGCTCTGTTGGGGCCCCCTGGGAGGTGTGAGGGTTCGTTTGAAGGACCCCTGGGAGATGTGGGGCTCTGTTGCAGCCCCCTGAGAGGTGTGGGGGCTCATTTGAGGCCCCCTGGGAGGTGTGGGACTCTGTTGGGGCCCCCTGAGAGGTGTGGGGGCTTGTTTGGGGCCCCCTGAGAGGTGTGGGGGCTTGTTTGGGGCCCCCTGAGAGGTGTGGGGGCTTGTTTGGAGGCCGTCTGGGACGTGTGGGGCTCGTTTGAGGCTCCCGTGGAAGTGTGGGGCTCGATTGAGGCCCCCTGGGAGGTGTGGGGCTCGTTTGGGGCCCCCCTGGGAGGTGTGAGGCTCATTTGGAGCCCCCATGGGAGGTGTGGGCCTCGTTTGGAGCCCCTCTGTGTAGTGTGGGGCCCGCTGGGAGGTGTGGGGATCTGTTGGGGCCCCCTGGGAGGTGTGGAGCTCGTTTGGGGCCCCCAGGGAGGTGTGGGATTGGTTTGGCCCCCTGGGAGGTGTGGGGGCTCGTTTGGGGCCCCCTGGGAGGTGTGGGGCTCTGTTGAGGCCCCCTATGAGGTGTGTGGGCTCGTTTGGGGCACCCTAGGTGTGGGGCTCGTTTGGGGCCCCCTGGGAGGTATGAAGCTCATTTAGAGCCCCCCCCTGGGGGGTGTGGGCCTCGTTTGGAGCCACTCTGGGTAGTGTGGGGCCCCTTGCGAGGTGTGGGGCTCTGTTGGGGCTCCCTGGGAGGTGTGAGGGGTCATTTGGGGCCCTCTGAAAAGTGTGAGGTTCGTTTAGGGCCCTTTTGAAGGAGTGGGGCTCGTTTGGGGCCCAGCCTGGGAGATTTTGGGCTCGTTTCGGGCCCCCTGAGAGCTGTGGGTCTCATTTGGGGCCCCCCTTGGAGGAGTGGGGCTCGTTTGGGGCCCCCTTGGGAGATGTGGGGCTCGTTTGAGGCCCCGTAGGAAGAGTTGAGCTTGTTTCGAGCAACCTGGGAGGAGTAGGGCTCGTTTGGGGGCCCCCTGGGAGGAGTGGGGCTCATTTAGAGCCCACTAGGAGGTGTGGGCCTCGTTTGGAGCTCCTCTGGGAAGTTTGGCCCCCCCTGGGAGGTGTGAGGGCTCGTTTGGGGCCCCCTGGGAGTTTTGTGGTCTCGTTTGGGGCCCCCTGGGAGGTGTGGGGCTCTGTTGGGGCCCCCTGGGAAGTGTGTAGGCTCGTATGGGGCCCCCCGGGAGGTGTGGGGGCTCGTTTGGGGCCCCCTGGGACGTGTGGGACTAGTTTGAGGCTCCCGTGGAAGTGTAGGGCTTGATTGAGGCCCCCTGGGAGGTTGGGAGGTATGGGGCTCGTTTGGGGCCCCCCTGTGAGGTGTGAGGCTCATCTGGAGCCCCCCTGAGAGGCGTAGGACTCGTTTGGAGCCCCTCTAGGTAATGTGGGGTCCTGTTGGGGCCCCCTGGGAGGAGTGGGGCTCATTTGGAGCCAACTGGGATGTGTGGGGCTCTGTTGAGGCCccctgtgaggtgtgggggttcgtTTGGGGCCCCCTGGGAGGTGTTGGGCTCGTTTTGAGTCCCTTGGGAGGAGTGGGGTTCGCTTGAAGGACCCCCTGGGAGATGTGGGGCTCTGTTGGGTTCCCCTGAGAGGTGTGGGGGCTCGTTTGGGGCCCCCTGGGAGGTGTGGGGCTCTGTTGGGGTCCCCTGAGAGGTGTGGGGGGCTCGTTTGGGGCCCCCTGagacgtgtggtgttagtttgagGCTCCCGTGGAAGTGTGGGGCTCGATTGAGGCCCCCTGGGAGGTGTGGGGCTCGTTTGAAGCCACTCTGGGTAGTGTGGGGCCCCTTGGGAGGTGTGGGGCTCTGTTGGGGCTCCCTGGGAGGTGTGAGGGGTCATTTGGGGCCCTCTGAAAAGTGTGAGGATCGTTTAGGGCCCTTTTGAAGGAGTGGGGCTCGTTTGGGGCCCCGCCTGGGAGACTTTGGGCTCGTTTAGGGCCCCCTGAGAGCTGTGGGTCTCATTTGGGGCCCCCCTTGGAGGGGTGGGGCTCGTTTGGGGCCCCCTTGGGAGATGTGGGGCTCGTTTGAGGCCCCGCAGGAAATGTTGAGCGCGTTTCGAGCAACCTGGGAGGAGTAGGGCTCGTTTGGGGCCCCCATGGGAGGAGTGGGGCTCGTTTAGAGCCCACTAGGAGGTGTGGGAGCCCATTTTAAGCCCTCCCAGGAAGGTGTGGGCTTCATTTAGAGTCTTTCTGGAATTATGGGGCCCCCTGGAAGGTGTGGGGCTCGTTTGGAGCCCCTCTGGGAAGTTTGGGGCCCCCTGGGAGGTGTGAGGGCTCGTTTGGGGCCCCCTGGGAGGTGTATGGCTCGTTTGGAGCCCATCTGGGTAGTGTGGGGTCACATTTGGGGCCTCCTGGGAGGTGTGGGGCTCTGTTGGACCCCCCTGGGAGGTGTGCGGGCGTGTTTGGGGTCCGGTGGGAGGTATGGGGCTCGTTTGGGACCCCCTGGGAAGTGTGGGGCTCTGTTGGGACCCCCTGAGAGTTTTGTGGGCTCGTTTGGGGCCCCCCCTGGGAGGTGTGGGGCTCTGTTGGGGCCCCCTGGGAGGTGTGTAGGCTCGTGTGGGCCCCCTCGGGAGGTGTGGAGCTGGTTTGGGTTCCCTGGGAGGTGTGGAGCTCTGTTGGGGCCCCTTGAGAGGTGTGGGGCTCTGTTGGGGCTCCCTGGGAGGTGTGAGGGGTCATTTGGGGCCCACTGAAAAGTGTGAGGTTCGTTTAGGGCCCTTTTGAAGGAGTATGGCTCGTTTGGGCGGAGCGGGGTTTGTTTGAAGGACCCCCTGGGAGATGTTGGGCTCTGTTGGGGTCCCCTGAAAGGTGTGGGGGCTCGTTTGGGGGCCCCCTGGGAGGTGTGGGGCTCTGTTGGGGTCCCTGAGAGGTGTGGGGGCTCGTTTGGGCCCCCTGggacgtgtggtgttagtttgagGGTCCCCTGGAAGTGTGGGGCTCGATTGAGGCCCCCTGGGAGGTGTGGGGCTCGTTTGGGGTCCCCCTGGGACATGTGAGGCTCATTTGGAGCCCCCCTGGGAGGTGTGAGCCTCGTTTGGAGCCCCTCTGTGTAGTGTGGGGCCCCACTGGGAGGTGTGGGGCTCTGTTTGGGGCCCCTTGGGAGGTGTGGGGCTCTGTTGGGGCTCCCTGGGAGGGAGCCCCAACTTGTTTTGACTTGTGAGGGGTCATTTGGGGCCCTCAGAAAAGTGTGAGGTTCGTTTAGGGCCCTCTTGAAGGAGTGGGGCTCGTTTGGGGCCCCGCCTGGGAGATTTTGGGCTCGTTTGGGGCCCCCTGAGAGCTGTGGGTCTCATTTGGGGCCCCCCTTGGAGGAGTGGGGCTCGTTTGGGGCCCCCTTGGGAGATGTGGGGCTCGTTTGAGGCCCCGTAGGAAGAGTTGAGCTTGTTTCGAGCAACCTGGGAGGAGTAGGGCTCGTTTGGGGGGCCCCCTGGGAGGAGTGGGGGCTCATTTAGAGCCCACTAGGAGGTGTGGGGCCCATTTTAAGCCCTCCCAGGGAGGTGTGGGCTTCCTTTAGAGCCTTTCTGAGTGGTATGGGGCCCCCTGGAAGGTGTGGGGCTCGTTTGGAGCCCCCTGGGCACAGTGGGGCAGGTTGGGGGCCCCTGGGTAGGTGTGGGCCTCGTTTGGAGCCCCTCTAGGAAGTTTGGGGCCCCCCTGGGAGGTGTGAGAGCTCGTTTGGGGCCTCCTGGGAGGTGTGGGGCTCGTTTGGAGCCGCTTGGGGGACGTGGGGCTCGTTTGGAGCCCATCTGGGTAGTATTGGTCACATTTGGGGCCGCCTGGGAGGTGTGGGGCTCTGTTCGGGCCCCCTGGGAGGTGTGCGGGCGTGTTTGGGACCCCGTGGGAGGTATGGGGTTCGTTTGGAGGCCCACTGGGAAGTGTGGGGCTCTGTTGGGGCCCCCTGGGAGTTTTGTGGCTTCGTTTGGGGCCCCCTAGGAGGTGTGTAGACTCGTGTGGGGCCCCCTGGGAGGTGTGGAGTTGGTTTGGGCTCTCTGGGAGGTGTGGAGCTCTGTTGGGGCCCCCTGGAAGGTGTGGGGCTATGTTGGGGGCCCCTTGAGAGGTGTGGGGGCTTGTTTGTGGCCCCCTGAGAGGTGTGGGGCTCTGTTGGGGCCCCCTGAGAGGTGTGGGGGCTCGTTTGGGGCCCCCGGGGACGTGTGGGGACTAGTTTGAGGCTCCCGTGGAAGTGTAGGGCTCGATTGAGGTCTCCTGGGAGGTTGGGAGGTATGGGGCTCGTTTGGGGTCCCCCTGGGAGGTGTGAGGCTCATTTGGAGCCCCTCTGTGTAGTGTGGGGCCCGTTGGGGGGTGGGGCTCTGTTGGGGCCCCCTGGGAGGTGTGAAGGCTCATTTGGGGCCCCCTGGGAGGTGTGCGGCTCTGTTGGGCCTCCCTGGGAGGTGTGGGGGCTCGTTTCAGGCCCCCTTGGAGGTGTGAGGTTCGTTTGGGGTCCCCTGGGAGGTGTGGGGCTCGTTTGGAGCCCCCCTGTGGGACGTGCGGCACATTTGGAGCCCATCTGGGTAGTGTGGGTCACATTTGGGGCCTCCTGGGAGGTGTGGGGCTCTGTTGGGAACCCTGGGAGGTGTGGGGGGCGTGTTTGGTGCCCCGTGGGAGGTATGGGGTTCGGTTGGAGGCCCCCTGGGAAATGTTGGGCTCATTTGGAGCCCCCAGGGAGGTGTGGGGCTCGTTTGGAGCCCTTAGGGAGGTGTAGGGCTCGTTTGGAACCCATCTGGGTAGTGTGGGGCTCATTTGGGGCCCCTTGGGAGATTGGGGCTCTGTTGGGGCCCTCTGGGAGGTTTGAGGACTTGTTTGGGGTCCCCTGGGAGGTGTGGGGCTCTTTTGGGGCCCCCTGGGAGGTATGGGGCTCTGTTGGGGCCCCCCTGGGAGGTGTGGGGGCTCGTTTGAGGCTCCCTGGGAGGTGTGGGGCTCTGTTGGGGCCCCCCTGGGAGGTGTGGGGCTTGTTTGAGGCTCCCTTGGAAGTGTGGGGCTCGAGTGAGGCTCCCTGGGAGGTGTGGGGCTCGTTTGGAGCCCATGTGGGTAATGTGGGGCTCATTTGCGGCCGTTTGGGAGGTGTGGGGCACTGTTGGGCCCCCTGGAAGGTGTGGGGCTCTGTTGGGGCCTCCCTGGAATGTGTGGGGCTCTGTTGGGGCCCCCTGGGAGGAGTAGGGCTCGTTTGGAGCCCATGTGGATAGTGTGGGGCTTATTTAGGGCCCTTTGTGAGGTGTGGGGCTCTGTTGGGGCCCCCTAGGAGGTATGTGGGCTCGTTTGGGGCCCCCTGGGAGGTGTTGGGCTCGTTTTGAGCTTCTTGGGAGGATTAAGGCTCGTTTGGGAGCCCCCTGGGAGGAGTGGGGCTCAGTTGGGGCCCCCTTGGAGGTGTGGAGCTCTGTTGGGGCCCCCTGGGAGGTGTAAGGGTTCGTTTGAAGGGCCCCTGGGAGGTGTGGGGCTCTGTGTGGGCCCCCTGAGAGGTGTGGGGGCTCGTTTGGAGCCCCCTGGGAGGTGTGGAGCTGTGTTGGGGTCCCCTGAGAGGTTGGGGCTTTGTTGGGGCCCTCTGGGAGGTGTGGGGGCTTGTTTGGGGCCCCCATGGGAGGTGTGGGGGCTCGTTTGAGGCTCCCGTGCAAGTGTGGGTCTCGAATGAGGCCCCCTGGGAGGTGTGGGGCTCTTGGGGCACCCCATGGGAGGTGTGGGGGCTCGTTTGAGGCTCCCGTGCAAGTGTGGGTCTCGAATGAGGCCCCCTGGGAGGTGTGGGGCTCGTTTGGGACCCGCTTGGGAGGTGTGCGGCTCGTTTTTAGCCCCCTGGGAAGTGTGGGGCTCGTTTGGAGCCCCCTGGGaggtgtggggctgtgttggggTCCCCTGAGAGGTTGGGGCTTTGTTGGGGCCCTCTGGGAGGTGTGGGGGCTTGTTTGGGGCCCCCATGGGAGGTGTGGGGGCTCGTTTGAGGCTCCCGTGCAAGTGTGGGTCTCGAATGAGGCCCCCTGGGAGGTGTGGGGCTCTTGGGGCACCCCCATGGGAGGTGTGGGGGCTCGTTTGAGGCTCCCGTGCAAGTGTGGGTCTCGAATGAGGCCCCCTGGAAAGTGTGGGGCTCGTTTGGAGCCCCCTGGGAGGTGTGGGGGCTCGCTTGGGGCCCCCTGGGAGGTGTGGGTGTCTGTTGGGGAGCCCTGGGAGGTGTAGGGCTTGTTTGGAGTCTCCTGGGAGGTGTAGGGCTCGTTTAGAGCCCATATGGTTAATGGGCTCATTTGGGGCCGTTTGGGAGGTGTGGGGCACTGTTGGGGCCCCCTGGAAGGTGTGGGGCTCTGTTGGGGAACCCAGGAAGGTGTGGGGCTCTGTTGGAGCCCCCCTGGGAGGTGTGAATGCTCGTTTGGGGCCCCATGGGAAGTGTGGGGATCGTTTGGGGCCCCCTGGGAGGAGTAGGGCTCGTTTGGAGCCCATCTGGATAGTGTGGGGCTTATTTAAGGCCCCCTGTGAGGTGTGGACCTCTGTTTTGGCCccctgggaggtgtggggttggtttgGCCCCCTGGGAGGTGTGGGGCTCTGTTGGGCCCGCCCTGGGAGGTGTGGGGGCTCGTTTGGGGCCCCCTGGGAAGTGTGGGGCTCTGTTGGGGCCCCCTGGGAGGTGTGCGGGCTCGTTTGGGGCCCCCTAGGAGGTGTGGGGCTCGTTTGGGGCCCCCTGGGAGGTGTGGGCCTCGTCTTGGCCCTTCCTGGGAGGTTCTGGCCTCGTTTGGACCCACTCTGGGTAGTGTGGGGCCCCTTGGCAGTTGTGGGGCTCTGTTGGGGCCCCCTGGGAGGTGTGCGGGCTCGTTTGAGGCCCCCTGGGAGGTGTGCGGGTTCGTTTGGGGCCCCCTGGAAGGTGTGCGGCTCATTTGGAGCCCATCTGGGTAGTGTGGGTCACATTTGGGGCTTCCTGGGAGGTGTGGACCTCTGTTGGGGCACCATGGGAGGTGTGAGGGCATGTTTGGGGTCCCGTGGGAGGTATGGGATCCCGGGGGAGGTATGGGGTTCGTTTGGAGGCCCCCTGGGAAGTGTGGGGCTCGTTTGGGACCCCCAGGGAGGTGTGGGCCTCGTTTGGAGCCCATCTGGGTAGTGTGGGGCTCATTTGGGGCCCCTTGGGAGGTGTGGGCTCTGTTGGGGCCTTCTGGGAGGTGTGGGTGCTTGTTCGGGGTCCCTTGGGAGCCCCCTGGGAGGTGTGGGGCTCTGTTGAGGCTCCCTGGAAGTTGTGTGGGCTCATCTGGGGCCCCCTGCGAGGTGTGGGGGCTTATTTAAGGCCCCCTGGGAAGTGTGGGGCTCCGTTGGGGCCCCGTGGAAGTTGTGTGAGCTCATCTGGGGCCCCCTGCGAGGTGTGGGATTCGTTGGAGCCCCTCTGGGTAATGTGGGGGCCCCCTGGGAGATGTAAGGCTCTGTTGGGGCCCCATGAGAGGTGTGGGGGCTCGTTTGGGGCCCTTTTGGGAGGTGTGGGGCTCCGTTGGGGCCCCCTGATAGGTGTGGGGGTTTGTTTGGGCCCCCCTGAGAGGAGTGGGGGTTCGTTTGGAGGCCGACTGGGATGTGTGGGACTAGTTTGAGGCTCCCTTGGAAGTGTACAGCTCGATTGAGGCCCCCTGGCAGGTTGGGAGGTATGGGGCGCGTTTGGGGCCCCCCAAGAGGTGTGGGGCTCGTTTGGGCCCCCCCCCCAAGAGGTGTGGGGTTCTGTTGGGGCCACCTGGGAGGTGTGAGGCTCATTTGCAGCCTCACACGAGCCCCCACACCTCTCAGGGGGCCCCAACAGAGCCCCACATCTCCCAGGGGTCCTTCAAACGAACCCTAACACCTCCCAGGGGGCCCCAACAGAGCCCCACACACCCCAGTTGGCTCCAAACGAGCCCCACTCCTCCCAGGGGGCCCCAACAGGGCTCCACATTACCCAGAGGGGCTCCAAACGAGTCCCACACCTCTCAGGGGGCCCCAAACGAGCCCCCACACCTCTCAGGAGGCCCCAACGAGTCCCACACCTCTCAGGGGGCCCCAAACGAGCCCCCACACCTCTCAGGAGGCCCCAAACGAGCCCCCACACCTCTCAGGAGGCCCCAAACGAGCCCCCACACCTCTCAGGAGGCCCCAAACGAGCCCCCACACCTCTCAGGAGGCCCCAAACGAGCCCCCACACCTCTCAGGAGGCCCCAAACGAGCCCCCACACCTCTCAGGAGGCTCCCAAACGAACCCTAACACCTCCCAGGGGGCCCCAACAGAGCCCACACACCCCAGTTGGCTCCAAACGAGCCCCACTCCTCCCAGGGGGGCCCCAACAGGGCTCTACATTACCCAGAGGGGCTCCAAACGAGTCCCACACCTCTCAGGGGGTCTCCAAATGAGCCTCACACCTCCCAGGGGGACCCCAACGAGCCCCACACCTCCCAGGGGGCCCCAACAGAACCTAACACCTCCCACAGGGCCCCAACAGAGCCCCACACCTCCCAGGGGGCCCCCAACAGAGCCCCAAACCTCCCAGGGGGCCCTAACAGAGCCCCAATCTCCCAAGAGGCCCCAAATGAGCCCCACACTACCCAGATGGGTTCCAAACGAGCCCCACACTTTCCAGGGGGGGCTCCAAACGAGCCCCCACAATTCCCAGGGGGGCCTCCAACCGAACCCCATACCCACACGGGGCACCAAACACGCCCCCCACACTTCCCAGGGTTCCCCAGCAGAGCCCCACACCTCCCAGGCGGCAACAAATGTGACCCATACCACCCAGATGGGCTCCAAGCGAGCCCCACGACCCCAAGGGGGGTTTCAAACGAGCCCCACAACTTCCAGGGGGCCCCAAACGAACCTCACACCTCAAAGAGGGCCCCAAACGAGCCCTCACACTTCCCAGAGGGCCCCAAATTTCCGAAAGAGGCTCCAAACGAGGCCCACACCTCCCCAGGGGCCCCCTACCAGCCCCACTCCTCCCAGGTGGCTCGAAACGAGCCCCACACCTTCCAGGGGGCCCCATACTACCCAGAAAGGCTTTAAACAAAGCTCACACCTTCCAGTGGGGGGCTTAAAATGGGCCCCACACCTACTAGTGGGCTCCAAACGAGCCCCACACCTCCCAGGGGCCCCAAACGAGGCCGCACACCTCCCAGGGGGGTCCAACAGAGTCCCACACCTCCCAGGGGGCcaaaccaaccccacacctcccagcgGGCCCCAAAGGAGCCTTCACACCTCCCACGGGGCCCCcaacagaccccccacacctccaAGCGGGGCCCCACACTACACAGAGGGCGCTCCAAATGAGCCGCACACCTCCCAGGGGGCCCCGACGAGCCCCACATCTCCCAGGGGCCCTAAACGAGCCCCCACACTTCTCAGGGGGCCCCAACAGAGCCCCACATCTCCCAAGGGTCCTTCAAACGAACCCTAACACCTTCCAGGGGGGCCCCAACAGAGCCCCACACACCCCAGTTGGCTCCAAACGAGCCCCACTCCTCCCAGGGGGCCCCAACAGGGCTCCACATTACCCAGAGGGGCTCCAAACGAGTCCCACGCCTCTCAGGGGGCCCCAAACGAGCCCCCACACCTCTCAGGGGG includes these proteins:
- the LOC123765564 gene encoding proline-rich protein 2-like, translating into MGSKRALLLPGGPKRSPHFPWGPKRAFTPPRGAPTEPHTFLGSPTEPHTFQGAPTVPHTSQTAPNEPINHMGSKRALHLPGDSKQALHLPGLPNRHPHLPGGPKRAPTPPRGLQTSPTLSRGPHSRPTLAREPQTSPHTSHGGAPRAPHLPGGLIRDPHLHGSLKRAPTPPMGAPNKPPHLPEGPNKAPTSQGTPTQPHTSQGAPNEPHTSQGAKNEPHTSQAGPKRAPHLPGGLIRDPHLHGSLKRAPTPPMGCPKSPTPPRGPHSRPTLAREPQTSPHTSHGGPKQAPTPPRGPQQSPNLSGDPNTAPHLPGGSKRAPTPLRGPTQSPTPPRGPSNEPLHLPGGPNRAPHLQGGPN